The Flavobacteriales bacterium genomic sequence CGGCGTACTTTACCTGATCATCGCCTTCGGGTTGTTCGGTACCTTCCTGATGATGCTTGCCGAACGCCAGCATGAATTCGGGATCCTGATTTCCATCGGCATGCGGCACATCAGCATCGTGCGTATGGTGCTGCTGGAAATCCTGTTGATCGGGGTGATCGGTACCGCCGCCGGTTTTGCCTTGAGCGTGCCCGTGGTATACTGGCTCCACGAAAACCCGATCCGCTTTACCGGAGATGCGGCCCAGAGCTTCGCTGCGTACGGCTTCGAACCTGTGATGCGCGCTTCGCTTGATCCTTCCATCTTCACCGCACAGGCCGAACTCGTGCTGTGCATCACCCTGCTGCTGGCGCTTTATCCGCTGGCACGCATCCTCAAATTAAACGCACTTAAAGCCACCCGAAGCTAACCATGATGATGCTCAAAATAGCCTGGCGCAACATCTGGCGCAACCGCACCCGGAGCCTGGTGATCGTGGGCGCCGTGTCGGTGGGTATCTGGGCGGCTCTCTTCCTGATCGCATTTTCATGGGGCATGAGCGCCCAACGGATCTCCGATGCCATCGAAAACCAGCTGGGCCATTTCCAGGTGCATCATCCCCAATTCAGGGATGAAGATCAGGACCTGAAATACCGGTTGGAAAACGGCATGCAGCTCGCCGCCGACCTGCAGCGTGATCCCCGGGTGAAAGTCGCCACGGCGCGCCTGGTGGTGCCGGCACTGGCTGCGTCGTCGGTCACTAGCTCTGGCGTGGAACTCGATGGCATCGTGCCGGAAGAAGAACAACTGCTCACACACCTGGATCAGAAGCTGAAGGAAGGCACGTATTTCGAAGACATCCGACGGAATCCTGTCATCATCAGTAGCAAGCTGGCCGATATGCTCGACGTGAAGCTGCGTTCGAAGATCGTGCTCAGTTTCCAGGGACCGGAAAAGAACATCGTGGCTGCTGCCTTCCGTGTGGTGGGTGTATATCGATCGGCCAACAGCGGTTACGACAAGCTGCATGTGTTCGTGCGAAGAAGCGATTTGCAGGCGCTGGTGAACGATGATCAGATGGTGGATGAGGTGGCAGTCAAACTGAACAGCCTCGATTCTGTCAATGGTGTCCTCAGTGATTTCCGTAAAGTACATCCCGATGTACAGG encodes the following:
- a CDS encoding ABC transporter permease, whose amino-acid sequence is MMMLKIAWRNIWRNRTRSLVIVGAVSVGIWAALFLIAFSWGMSAQRISDAIENQLGHFQVHHPQFRDEDQDLKYRLENGMQLAADLQRDPRVKVATARLVVPALAASSVTSSGVELDGIVPEEEQLLTHLDQKLKEGTYFEDIRRNPVIISSKLADMLDVKLRSKIVLSFQGPEKNIVAAAFRVVGVYRSANSGYDKLHVFVRRSDLQALVNDDQMVDEVAVKLNSLDSVNGVLSDFRKVHPDVQAESWADLAPDLKVLNSAFDQGMQIFVFIIMMALAFGIVNTMLMAVLERIRELGILMAVGMNKGRVFRMIMLETILLSLCGAPVGIFVAWLSIYWFGTHGIDLAVVGQGLESFGYGSMVYPSIASHFYVDIVVQVFVVAVLAAIYPALKALRLKPVEAIRKI